The Procambarus clarkii isolate CNS0578487 chromosome 92, FALCON_Pclarkii_2.0, whole genome shotgun sequence genomic interval ccagccatgtcaccaccaccagccatgtcagcaccaccaccaccagccatgtcaccaccacagccatgtcaccaccacagccatgtcaccaccaccagccatgtcaccaccaccaccacagccatgtcaccaccacctgccatgtcaacaccaccaccaccagccaggtcAGCACCACCTgtcatgtcaccaccaccaccaccagccaggtcaccaccacctgccatgtcaccaccaccagccatgtcaccaccaccaccacagccatgtcaccaccaccagccatgtcaccaccaccaccacagccatgtcaccaccaccagccatgtcaccaccaccaccacagccatgtcaacaccaccaccagccatgtcaccaccaccataacagccatgtcaccaccaccaccacagccatgtcaccaccaccaccaccagccaggtcaccaccacctgccatgtcaccaccaccaccaccagccatgtcaccaccaccaccaccacagccatgtcaccaccaccaccacagccatgtcaacaccaccaccagccatgtcaccaccaccaccaccaccagccaggtcAGTACCACCAgccatgtcaccaccaccaccaccagccatgtcaccaccaccaccagccatgtcaccaccaccagccatgtcaccaccaccaccacagccatgtcaccaccaccaccagccatgtcaccaccaccagccatgtcaccaccaccaccacagccatgtcaccaccaccagccatgtcaccaccaccaccacagccatgtcaccaccaccaccaccagccatgtcaccaccaccaccacagccatgtcaccaccaccaccaccagccatgtcaccaccaccaccacagccatgtcaccaccaccagccatgtcaccaccaccaccacagccatgtcaccaccaccaccacagccatgtcaccaccaccaccacagccatgtcaccaccaccaccacagccatgtcaccaccacagccatgtcaccaccaccagccatgtcaccaccaccaccacagccatgtcaccaccacagccatgtcaccaccaccagccatgtcaccaccaccaccacagccatgtcaccaccacagccatgtcaccaccaccaccacagccatgtcaccaccacagccatgtcaccaccaccagccatgtcaccaccaccagccatgtcaccaccacagccatgtcaccaccaccaccagccatgtcAACATCACTTCATAAATACGAAGGGAGCCAATTAGATAGTTTTAAGTAAGAAAAACTACAGTAATGTACAAATTCATTTATTCAGATCTATTAatgtcaccaccacagccatgtcaccaccaccagccatgtcaccaccaccaccacagccatgtcaccaccacagccatgtcaccaccaccagccatgtcaccaccaccaccacagccatgtcaccaccacagccatgtcaccaccaccaccacagccatgtcaccaccacagccatgtcaccaccaccagccatgtcaccaccaccagccatgtcaccaccaccagccatgtcaccaccacagccatgtcaccaccaccaccagccatgtcAACATCACTTCATAAATACGAAGGGAGCCAATTAGATAGTTTTAAGTAAGAAAAACTACAGTAATGTACAAATTCATTTATTCAGATCTATTAATATATATCACGATAAGTATAAATATTTCCCCGCCCCATGAAAGTGCCGAACATAATAATGATAAGTTATAATACACTGTAGTTACATTAATAAACTTATGTATGTTTGATGAATCACGATACCCATTCTTGTCACCCTGGTGATTCTTGTCTTCTTTGtgtatttcacatattttgacttGTATATTCACTAGATAATCTCGAGCTATTGATCGTCCTACTGTGGACAGTGACTCGAGTACCAGTACCACCTGCTATCAGCGATACACAATGGAATGCTTTAAATAATTCCCATTGTCAGGGACAGGGAGCCTGTACTTAGGCTTATTGATGTCCCTCTCCCCTAAAGTCAACAACTGACCTTCCCtggaatgcaacccacaacattttcctaattcctgggtacctatttagtgctaagtgaacagaggaaTCAGGTGAAATGAAATGTTCCAAGCCATTTTTTACCAACCTGGGGATTGAACCAAAGATCCTTGTTTGTGAGTCGAGGACACAGGTCACTGTACCATGGACAGTGCTCTAGAGTCGCTCAAATTCAGAAATCATAACGTAATTCTGACTACTTTTAAATTTGAATTGATCTAATAATATGAATCATTTGAAGTACTGTAACTGCCTCAACAAATGATAAGCAACTGAATGTTTTTGTGATGGAGAGGGAAAGGGGTTAAAGCAGTCACTTGACTAGATATGTTCCTTGGAAAATGATTAGCGGTGAAATATTTCTTTTCTAAAACATACAGTTCTAATTACCATATAACAAATTATCATCCTTCACAGACAGCCCCAAAGAAAACTGAACCTTGAAGAGGTCACAGTGCATTTAAGGACAAAATTTAGAAGAATGCCTCAAAATTTTATACCTTGCAGAGTTAGACCTTCTTGTTGTACATCAAAAGAAATACATCAGATATCATTTTCTCAGTAAACATAATACAATCCTTCAGGAACACTTGGAAAACATTAATGTCCTTCAAGAAAATGCAAACAGCAATGATAAACAAGTTTGAACAATAAAACAAAGTTTTTTTCACAAATCTAACAGTATGCAAGACAGACATCAagctgtgcagattatgtatactAATGCTCAATAGAATTCTAAAATCATATACTGTACATCATTCTATTCAGTAACTTGGAAACTTAATGACACTTTTTGGAAAATGTTCCACCACATCCGTTTTCTGCTAAAGGAATGTCATATTGGATATTCACTTACAATTATTAGGCAGGGCAAAGTATCACTTACTGCAGTAATGTCACTCATATGTAGGTATTGTGTCAAATAATGCAGCAAGTAAAATGAATTTAACTATGTATCTCGGTGCATGTATGCTCACATGTGTCattgcatatacacacacacattaaagcaTGTATGTACACGTGTCAGTGCATGCACACTCACACgtcaatgcacacacacacacgtcaatgtACACACACGCGTACACATCGGTGTATGTATACACACATATCAGTATATGTGCACACATCATTGTATGTACATACATGTCattgtatgcacacacacacacacatgcatgcacacaTTATCACCATACTGCAAAATTCTAACTTGAAGTTTACAAAACACTGAATACTAGACACGAGGAACCTCCAGCCTGTCATCCAGATCATGCACCATACATCATAAGTTTTGTTCACTATTTATTGCAGCTACTGTGTTGGCCAGAGATTCCTCGTGccatttttatacattttatacaaTACAGTATTCAAGTTCCGAGTCAAATATGTTATAGGCACTGAAATTCATTTCTACACTGAGGTTTTCCTAGGCCATGGCACCAATCACTGTATGCAATTAATAATTCATCACATCTTGGTTTTACCGTAGTTACCAAATAGCAACAATGACGATAGCCATGAAGAGGACAGCAATCACCACCCAGTAAGCTGCAAAAATAAAATGTATAGAGTAAGAGTGATGGCTTCTAGACATCAATTACTTTTTGGTGCATTTCCTGGACACTCATCAAATCATCACGACTTGACGAGTGTCCAGGATGGCACAAAATATTGTCACTTtcctttcatgtgtgtgtgtgtgtgtgtgtgtgtgtgtgtgtgtgggtgtgtgtgtgtgtgtgtgtgtgtgggtgggtgggtgggtttgtaTAACTTGTTACAGACACATTGTGATATTCTCTGCACTTGTGTGATATAACCCCCACCACATTTGATAGACTTGAATTTTAATATGGGTTACAGGATAAAAATGTGTTAACATTTCTAATATCACTGTAATTACGTGGGGAATGAGTAAAATACCCCTTTGTCTGGAGATCAGCAATCAGGGTGTTCACACCCTGCTAATTTTTCATTAATATATccataggtattgtatgtacaggATCCATTTCAGTGTCATTTTATAGAACAGTGTCTCTTAtgattcataacctaacttttgcaaaaaatataatacagtactgtactgtataactaTATTTTAGTCCATCAAaagcttgcacaagtgtctagtaGAGACTAGAGACGTTACCTATTCAAGAccagagaacctaaaaaaaaaaaaaatccccccccAAAGAAAACTCTTTCAGTTCAACTCTTAGCCCCATTTCTCATATAACATACCCGGGGACCCTCAAATAATGCCACCAAATAATAATCTTACAACCAAATATGAGGCACATTTGATTTCTTAAGAATATACTGCTGGCATTATATGAGCTTTACTTATTCACATTCACCCATCAATCAGGTATCCTTATTCCAAACGCCCCTCAGTGTTCAAAGTCTGGCAAGGTCAAATGTGACATTCTTGCTGCAAAATATCAAGATTTACAAAAATGGTAGTAACACTACCATTTGACAACTTTTTTGGATGTATAAAAATTGCTTTAGATTCATATCAATCTCAATACTTACGCCATGTCCTTGACTTTTTTGTCACCATGGAGATTTGGTCGGTTTCATTAACAACATTGTTCTGTGCGTTATCTGTGCGGTCAGCAATGTCATCGAGTAAGTCTGTTGAAAACAAGAGACATTAATCTTTATTCACCGAATCCTCGCACGATGACCTGAGTTTGATATCTGATCCAGTATGAGCAACAATGAAGAGCTAACATGGTTAGGATGATGAACAAAATATTTGTTACAAAGTGTGACACTGACATTCCTGGGTGTTGGGGAGGAGGTTGTGGACAAAACTGAAGCAAAACATCACAGGATAACAAGACAAAGTTTGGCTTAGGATGAGCTTTATCAAGTCATAATCCTAAAATAACAGCTTATGTGCCTCCTTCCCCATACTGCAACATGTATGAGTTAATGGCTTATATATACCCATATCACACTACAATAAGTATGAGTTAATGGCTTATATACCCACATCACACTACCCTAAGTATGCATTAATGGCTTATATACCCACATCACACATGCACTAAAGGCAAAAGTCGTCTGACTTACCATTCTGTTCCACGACCTCGTTACCAAGAGCTTTGGCAATTTCCTTCTGTTGACTTACAACTTTAGACAATGCATCAAGCCCAGACTCTTGCTCTGAAAAATGATAATATTTACTGATGAACTGAATACACAAGTGTCCCAGTGTTGGGAACAGGAATCCTGTTAGGTTTAATAAGCTCCTCCCTGGTCAACAAGTGACCTCAgctaggatgcaacccacaacagttgcctatctCTCAGCTTCCTTTTTATTGCCAGGTGAACAAAagtatcagatgaaaggaaatgtacccaaataTCTCGCTCTCCTTGCCTGAGAATCGAACCGAGGTTCAGATAGTTGTACACAGACTGCACCAACCAGCATGCTCTAGGTCACATGGAGTATCAATAAATAGTAAACTATGTTAAATGATTGATACGTATTCCATATGAGATGACACTTTTTCATGccaattcttcccccccccccctatcaggtATTGTGTTTACAGAGGTAGAGAAGACCCATCCATAGGCTTTTCTGGAAGTGACATTTTCTACACTGCATTTTGTATTAAGTAGCAAATCTCAGTTGAAATATCTTGGGGTGAAAATGTTTTTCCATGTACACAaatactttattttattttattaatactGTTACATATACAAATATGTCGCTTTATGCCACCTTCTTTCTGAAGTCTTCCCAGTTGTGTATCAGAGCTCTCAACTTTGTTGCACAAACACTGCAACTCTCTCTCACATATTTCATGAACCTTAAGTTATCTAatatattttgttattatttttcaTACATTCACGTACTATTTTCACTTCTGATCCGTTAAAAATTAATATTTCCTTATTTTCACTGCTAGTAATACTGTATGCATGTTTCCTTGGATAATTGATGCAAAACTATCTACTACCTACACTGCTCGAAGCTGTATTAAAATTTTACAGCCATTGCCTCTATGCTTTTATTGCTAAGCTCATTTAAAACTCgctaattaaaattaaaatatatatctgCATGCAAATAATATTAAACTTGTGTCTTTTGGACAAATTTCTAATTTACGTGAAATTCATGAAGCcttataattgtaattaatacaAATGTGAAATTTCTTTTTACACTCTTAGTTTCAACGTTAAATAAAATAAGTTAGAAACAGTCAGACTTGCAGTTGAAGATTGACAAAAACCTGAGAATGTTTACAAAATCACTTGTATCAAGATCACACCTTCAAGAATACGTCCTTGCTGCCGACGTAGCTGATCAACAGTCAGGCTGCTGGTGTCCACTGAGTCGTCCTCTACATGCCAACCTGAGGCAGCGCTCTCAGCTGGCCCAATTGATTGGTATTTTCTCCTACGGAATAGAAAATTTAGTGTATTTTATTACCTACCAACGCAAACATAATGTAACTAGTGACATGCAAACACACAGAGAGATGGACGCACAAATTAAATAACCAAACTTATTTTAGTCTTGACTGAAACAGCTCTTTAGCAGAGACTGTACAGTATGTACTTTTAACCGCGCAAATGTCCAGTAGCCATTATTATTTAAATCCAGATTTAATCAAATAATATTAGCATATCAATGTAGGAGCGGCTTATTAAAAAGAACAAGCTTTGAATGTAGATGAAAATTTGGTGTCTTTGCAAGGCACTTGGTTGTTCTCTCTGGCAAGAATGAACTAGAGCACCATGTCTACAAAACATACAGAGCGGGGCTTGACTTGTCTGTGCTGCAGAATGAAACCAGATGGAACTTAAGACTAAGAAAAGTGACCCAATCCAAGTTAGCCCAAACATCTAGACACCCAGATCCTCAGACATAGCAAGACCACATCAGTTTTACATTCCCCGAGATGACAAATAGCACTAGGAGGACTTTTGAGTGAATACAAAGTACAGTACCATCTATTTGTGACTTCAGACTGGACTGAGTATTTTCCAGTATCTTGCACCAATAAGACCTGATAAGAGAGACATTCGAAAAAGCTGGTGTTGCATCAGTGCTGAATGTCAACCCGTCCTGGCTGTATAGTGTTGTTAATGGGAATAGCAGGAACTTGTTTAAGTTGGGATTAATAGTGGTAAAACTCTGAAATGCCGATTTGATACATCATAAAGGCCAGGGTTATACCTAAGCTGCAGTGTCCTTGACACCATCTTGTTGCACTAGTCTTTCCACAAAATTACCTCATCTGGCTGTGATGCATTCTACATGGAGGTAATCAGTAACATCTCAAAGAATATCATAGAGcagtgtattaaaaaaaaaaaaaccctgcTGTATCACTGTGCAGACATTTCTCTTCTCAGGCAGCACTGGTTTCCATAAATTTTTATTAATGTGTATATTTAAttagttatatttattaaatgctAACTTATACGAGTGGTAAAATAAAAGCTCGGAAAATAATCTGAATTCAGGAAACCATCTTTCTGAGCAGGTCACATCATTTTGCCATTCCTGTTCTCTCTTCTTCCCTTCCTACCTAACTCTCACAGACCTCAGAGTTTTGCAGCCTCTTTTTCACATGCAAGAAGAGTATGAAACATAAGACCTCAAGGTGGGCacttgacagccgagtggacagcgcttcggatcctgaagttccgggttcgattcccgatggaggcagagacaaatgggcaaaaagtttctttcaccctgatgcccctgttacctagcagtaaataggttcctgggagttagacagctgctacgggctgcttcctgggggggggggggggggtgtaacaaaaaggaggcctggtcgaggaccgggccacggggacactaagccccgaaatcatctcaagataacctcgagataaGGTGGAGAGGTGATACTGCTTGGTGGCTGTGAGGTGGTGCAAGCCTGTCTGTAATTGATGACTAAATTAATTCAGAG includes:
- the Syx8 gene encoding syntaxin-8 isoform X2, with the protein product MRWQYVSWIRLVDYGHIEQLVREVTETVTLRRQASVGTVQHALLSNKLRTSIPQTVKQVEDLIARLDDWELRDLTPAERERRTRLCERFQSALKKADMDFNERKYQSIGPAESAASGWHVEDDSVDTSSLTVDQLRRQQGRILEEQESGLDALSKVVSQQKEIAKALGNEVVEQNDLLDDIADRTDNAQNNVVNETDQISMVTKKSRTWPYWVVIAVLFMAIVIVAIW
- the Syx8 gene encoding syntaxin-8 isoform X1; amino-acid sequence: MPRYQPGTEDRWLVDYGHIEQLVREVTETVTLRRQASVGTVQHALLSNKLRTSIPQTVKQVEDLIARLDDWELRDLTPAERERRTRLCERFQSALKKADMDFNERKYQSIGPAESAASGWHVEDDSVDTSSLTVDQLRRQQGRILEEQESGLDALSKVVSQQKEIAKALGNEVVEQNDLLDDIADRTDNAQNNVVNETDQISMVTKKSRTWPYWVVIAVLFMAIVIVAIW